One stretch of Pseudomonas azotoformans DNA includes these proteins:
- a CDS encoding SDR family NAD(P)-dependent oxidoreductase, with amino-acid sequence MSKLNGKVAVVTGGNSGIGLATAIRFAAEGAQVVIVGRRQSELDKALKLIGPDAIAIQADIAKLDDLDRVFTQVKAAKGRIDILFANAGLGDFQPIGSITEESFDRTFGINVKGTLFTVQKALPLMQAGSSVILTGSTTGVMGTPAFSVYSATKAALRNFARSWALDLKGTGIRVNVLSPGPISTPGLDSALSGTGQKDAIIDDMTAQVPLGRIGQPEEVAAAALFLASDESSFMTGSEMFVDGGFAQV; translated from the coding sequence ATGAGCAAGCTCAACGGAAAAGTTGCAGTCGTTACCGGCGGCAACAGCGGCATCGGCCTGGCCACCGCGATTCGCTTTGCAGCTGAAGGCGCACAGGTGGTGATTGTAGGTCGTCGCCAGTCAGAACTGGACAAGGCGCTCAAGCTGATCGGGCCTGACGCCATCGCCATCCAGGCCGACATTGCCAAGCTGGACGACCTGGACCGTGTGTTCACACAGGTCAAAGCCGCCAAGGGCCGTATTGACATACTGTTTGCCAATGCAGGCCTGGGGGATTTCCAACCGATCGGGTCGATCACCGAAGAATCGTTCGACCGCACGTTCGGCATCAACGTCAAAGGCACGCTGTTCACCGTGCAAAAAGCCTTGCCACTGATGCAGGCCGGCAGTTCCGTGATCCTGACGGGGTCAACCACCGGCGTGATGGGTACACCGGCGTTCAGCGTGTACAGCGCTACAAAAGCGGCGCTGCGTAATTTCGCCAGAAGCTGGGCGCTGGATCTCAAAGGCACCGGCATTCGCGTGAACGTACTTTCACCAGGACCGATCTCGACACCGGGTCTGGACTCGGCATTGTCAGGTACTGGCCAGAAGGATGCGATCATCGACGACATGACGGCGCAGGTGCCATTGGGCCGTATCGGTCAGCCTGAAGAAGTGGCAGCCGCCGCGTTGTTCCTGGCATCGGATGAGAGCAGCTTCATGACGGGCAGTGAAATGTTTGTCGATGGAGGCTTTGCTCAGGTTTGA